GTTGCTGGGTTAACGTAGATATAAGAAGAGAGCGTCAGTCAGGCTTATGGATTTTTCTCCTTTAATGCACGCGTTAGCGGCAGTCACCGTGCAGTGTTTATGCGGCCTGAAATGGGGCCGATGGGGCGTCGGCGGAGCGCTGGGTGCGCTGTGGTTTATCGCCCGGGAGCAGACCCAGGCGGAATACCGCTGGATTGCTCTCTTTGGACACGGCAAGCGCGCCAATATGCCGTGGTGGGGCGGGTTTGACTGGCAGGTCTGGAATATGTCCAGCCTGCTCGACTGGCTGGTGCCGGTGATTGCCTGCACCCTGGTGTGGCTGTTATCCCGTACCTTGCGCCAGAAAAGTGCAATCAAACAGGGGGCACAGAGCAAGGTTGTTTAGCCTTCATTTATATTCGGCATGCTAGCTTGGTCAGGATCCGCAGCCTGGTATGGAATGCCGGGTCCGTAGATATCAAAATACAAATCTATCCATGCAAGCATTTACCGCCAGTCTCTGGCGGTTTTTTTTTGCCCTTTCGCTACAACATGAATTTTTTTCAACACCGATGAATTTTTCTCGTTTGCCGCGGGGCCAGCGCTGTGACATCTTTTGGACATATAGCCATCCAGAAGTCTAAAACTTCAAATAATGAATTATCACTGTCGGCAATTACCTGGCGGCAGTTAAAGGAGATAAGCATGCAGCGACAACACGCCCCGTACCGTGCCGATGTGGTAGGTAGCTTTTTACGTCCCGACGCCATCAAACAGGCGCGAGTGAAATTTGCCAGCGGCGAGATCGACGCTCAACAGCTGCGTGCGGTAGAAGACGAGGCGATTCGTCACGTGGTTGAACAGCAGTGCGCCTGCGGTCTTAATGTGGTGACGGACGGCGAGTTTCGTCGCGCCTGGTGGCACTTTGATTTCTTCGACGGTCTGCAGGGCGTGGAGCGTTACGAATCCGAGCAGGGGATCCAGTTTAACGGCGTGCAGACCAAAGCCCACGGCGTGCGCGTCACCGGCAAGCTGGGCTTCGGCAGCCATCCGATGCTCGACGACTTCCGCTATCTGCAAAGCGTCAGCGGTAATGCTCAGCCGAAGATGACCATCCCGAGCCCGAGCGTGCTGCACTTCCGCGGCGGTCGCAAGGTCATCGACGCCACGGTCTACCCGGATCTGGATGTTTACTTTGATGACCTGGCCCAGACCTGGCGCGATGCCATCCACGCCTTTTATGCGGCGGGCTGCCGCAATCTGCAGCTGGACGACACCGTCTGGGCCTATCTCTGCTCGGACGATCAGCGCCGTC
This DNA window, taken from Leclercia adecarboxylata, encodes the following:
- a CDS encoding cobalamin-independent methionine synthase II family protein, giving the protein MQRQHAPYRADVVGSFLRPDAIKQARVKFASGEIDAQQLRAVEDEAIRHVVEQQCACGLNVVTDGEFRRAWWHFDFFDGLQGVERYESEQGIQFNGVQTKAHGVRVTGKLGFGSHPMLDDFRYLQSVSGNAQPKMTIPSPSVLHFRGGRKVIDATVYPDLDVYFDDLAQTWRDAIHAFYAAGCRNLQLDDTVWAYLCSDDQRRQILERGDDPDQLARTYARVLNKALEGKPDDLTIGLHVCRGNFRSTWISEGGYEPVAEILFGTVNVDAFFLEYDNDRSGDFAPLRFIRPGKQQVVLGLITTKSGELENPEGVKARLEEAAKYVAKDQICLSPQCGFASTEEGNALTEAQQWDKVRLVTQIASEVW